In Aspergillus luchuensis IFO 4308 DNA, chromosome 1, nearly complete sequence, the following are encoded in one genomic region:
- a CDS encoding uncharacterized protein (COG:Q;~EggNog:ENOG410PMDD;~InterPro:IPR002347,IPR036291,IPR020904;~PFAM:PF00106,PF13561,PF08659;~go_function: GO:0016491 - oxidoreductase activity [Evidence IEA];~go_process: GO:0055114 - oxidation-reduction process [Evidence IEA]), producing the protein MHQSYHIICGENKYTLRSGQTASSNRQQIHPSITSTMSRFSLQGRTALVTGGARGCGLAFARGLAEAGANVAIFDRIPPEEGFLSIEKEYGVRTAYYEVDVSSPESLATGFGAFQTDFNNALDICVPCAGINRHQTFLEFNYADHQELLGVNVLGLFHTAQLAARQMIANGTKHGSIVLVASMASHVAVRSQLCSAYCGSKGAVRAMCPAIAKELAEYGIRVNSISPGYVRTEMTAAFPHLIEEWKSAAMNGRIAEPEDIMGACVFLASDASSYMTGQDVIVDGGVTKW; encoded by the exons CATCCCAGTATTACGTCCACTATGTCTCGA TTCTCCCTCCAAGGTCGAACCGCCCTCGTCACCGGCGGTGCCCGGGGCTGCGGCCTCGCCTTTGCGCGCGGTCTCGCCGAAGCAGGCGCCAACGTAGCCATCTTCGATCGGATACCTCCTGAGGAGGGATTTCTATCTATCGAAAAGGAGTATGGTGTGCGGACTGCATATTACGA AGTGGACGTATCCTCCCCCGAGTCCCTCGCCACCGGCTTTGGCGCCTTCCAAACAGACTTCAACAATGCACTAGACATCTGCGTCCCCTGCGCAGGTATCAATCGACACCAGACATTCCTTGAATTCAACTACGCCGACCACCAAGAGCTGCTGGGTGTGAATGTGCTAGGCCTATTCCATACGGCTCAGCTGGCGGCACGGCAGATGATTGCTAATGGCACAAAACACGGGAGTATCGTGCTGGTGGCGAGTATGGCGAGCCACGTGGCGGTACGGAGCCAGTTGTGCAGTGCGTATTGTGGGAGTAAGGGGGCGGTGAGGGCGATGTGTCCTGCTATTGCGAAGGAGTTGGCTGAATAT GGTATTCGGGTGAACTCGATCTCGCCGGGGTATGTGAGGACGGAGATGACTGCTGCT TTCCCCCATTTGATCGAAGAATGGAAATCAGCAGCGATGAACGGCCGCATCGCCGAGCCGGAGGACATCATGGGAGCGTGTGTGTTTCTGGCGAGCGATGCCAGTTCGTACATGACGGGGCAGGATGTGATTGTGGATGGGGGGGTGACTAAGTGGTAG